In one window of Oncorhynchus kisutch isolate 150728-3 linkage group LG16, Okis_V2, whole genome shotgun sequence DNA:
- the LOC109878160 gene encoding augurin-A-like has protein sequence MFVLWACGETPASTAPDSLPASSTHCFPKLRETSGTETETMAFHNLCLQVLLLTAFLSYCAHSDGAGESKLHRLLKKRDVGGGTAPVGVAMTPSKAKEFLTSLRRPKRNIWDRSRPDVQQWIMQFMHMGYDEARLETDLSYWMDLARSSDQGRQHHYDENAPIGPQDPDSYRHGANVNYDYY, from the exons ATGTTTGTTCTCTGGGCCTGTGGGGAGACTCCTGCTTCCACTGCTCCTGATTCTCTTCCCGCTTCTTCTACCCACTGCTTCCCGAAGCTCAGAGAGACATCTGGGACAGAGACGGAGACCATGGCTTTCCACAACCTCTGTCTGCAGGTTCTACTGCTAACGGCATTCCTCTCCTACTGCGCTCACTCAG ATGGCGCAGGGGAGAGCAAGCTCCACAGACTACTGAAGAAAAGAGATG TGGGCGGAGGTACGGCGCCTGTGGGGGTGGCAATGACCCCCTCCAAGGCCAAAGAGTTCCTGACCTCCCTACGGAGGCCCAAGAGGAACATCTGGGACCGCAGCAGGCCAGATGTGCAGCAATGGATCATGCAGTTTATGCACATGGGTTATGACGAGGCG AGGCTTGAGACTGACCTGTCCTACTGGATGGACCTGGCCCGGTCGTCAGACCAAGGTCGCCAGCACCATTATGACGAGAACGCTCCCATCGGGCCCCAAGACCCCGATTCCTACAGACACGGCGCCAATGTCAATTATGACTACTATTAA